A window of Massilia sp. NR 4-1 genomic DNA:
ATCCTGGCCGCCCTCACCCACCGCGACCGCACGGGCGAAGGCCAGTACATCGACATGGCCCTGCTCGATGTGCAGGTCGCGATGCTGGCGAATATGGGCAGCAATTATCTGAACAGCGGCAAGTCGCCCAAGCGCTGGGGCAATGCGCATGCCAACATCGTGCCGTATCAAACCTTCGCCTGCGCCGACGGCCACATCATCGTCGCCACCGGCAATGACGGCCAATACCGGAAATTCGTGGAGGTGGGCGGACGGGCCGAACTGGCGGACGATGCGCGCTTCGCGACCAATCCGCTGCGCGTGCAGAACCGCGACGTGCTGGTGCCGATTCTGGCCGAGATGGTCAAGACCAAGACACGCGACGAATGGATCAGCCAGCTGGAAGAAGTCGGCGTCCCCTGCGGCCCGATCAACGACCTGCACGACGTCTTCCAGAATCCGCAAGTGCAGGCGCGCGGCATCGTCACCGAAACCCCGCACCCGACGGCCGGCAAGGTCAAGCTGGTGCGCAGCCCGATGCGCCTGTCCGCCACCCCGACCGATGGCAGCGCCGCCCCGCCCTTGCTGGGCCAGCACACCGACGAAATCCTGCGCGAAGTGCTGGGCCACAGCGGCGACGACATCGCCGCCCTGCGCGCCAAAGGCATCCTCTAAACCACCTTTGATCTAAATCAGCACATGTCCCCCCTGCTGCCTCGGCGGCCCCGCCTGACACCCGGGTGGGACATTGTTTGATTTGGCGCAAAGTCTTTGCGGGCTAAGCCTTAGTTCAGGCATTCGCGGAAATAGCACAGCTCGCCGTGCACCTGGTTGACGGCGGACTTCAACTGGCCGGATACGGGCAGACCGCTGCCGCAGACAGTTTGGGCGCGCTTGCCGAGTACG
This region includes:
- a CDS encoding CaiB/BaiF CoA-transferase family protein, encoding MPASLTPSPAAQAKALGHLRVLDLSRVLAGPWCSQNLADLGADVIKVERPGSGDDTRAWGPPYAKDAEGKDTSEAAYYLAANRGKRSITVDISKPEGQALIRELAKHADVVLENYKVGQLKRYGLDYESLKAVKPDLVYCSVTGFGQDGPYAHRAGYDFLIQGMGGLMSVTGERDDLPGGGPQKAGVALTDLMTGMYSTIAILAALTHRDRTGEGQYIDMALLDVQVAMLANMGSNYLNSGKSPKRWGNAHANIVPYQTFACADGHIIVATGNDGQYRKFVEVGGRAELADDARFATNPLRVQNRDVLVPILAEMVKTKTRDEWISQLEEVGVPCGPINDLHDVFQNPQVQARGIVTETPHPTAGKVKLVRSPMRLSATPTDGSAAPPLLGQHTDEILREVLGHSGDDIAALRAKGIL